TACCCGGTGCGCAGCAGGGCGCGCAACGGACTGTGGTCGAGGGTGGCGTTGAAGTCGCCGGCGAGGACGCTCAGCGGCCCGTCCGGGGTGGCCGCGGGTTGGGCCGCCAGGTCGGCGCGCCAGCCGGGCACCTGGTCCACCGCGTACGGGGCGGCCGGGTGGACCGACTCGACGCGGACGGCAGGCGCCCCGGGCACCGCCACCGTCGCGTACGCCTGGGTGAAGCTCCAGCCGCCACGGAGCTGGCGGACACCACCGTCGCCGATCGGGTGGCGGGCGTAGAGGCCGGAGCCCGGCGTGCCGTCCATCGCGTTGAGCTGCCGGTGGGGGAGCAGGTCCGCCAGGCCCAGTCGGTCCAGGTCGGCCTGCGCCTGCGGGGTGAACTCCTGCATCACCAGCACGTCCACCCGCGCCTCGCGGACCAGCGCGACGACCGCCCGTGGGTCGGCGGCTCCGGCGAGCAGGTTGGCGGTGAGCACGCGCAGCTCCGGTCCGTCGACCGTCGGCTGCGGCGAGGGTAGTGCGCGGGGCACCACCACCGCGAGCAGCGCCGCCGTGGTCACCGCCGCGACCACCGCCGGCCAGCGGCGTCGGAGGGCGACCGCGAGCACCAGCGGGACCAGGCTGCCGAGCAGCGCGTACGGCGTGAAGGCCAGCGCCTGCACCAACGGTC
Above is a window of Verrucosispora sp. NA02020 DNA encoding:
- a CDS encoding endonuclease/exonuclease/phosphatase family protein, with amino-acid sequence MAIFLGRPSEFSGRTVLCWLAVAPGAGWAVVRLAGLDRGPLVQALAFTPYALLGSLVPLVLAVALRRRWPAVVAAVTTAALLAVVVPRALPSPQPTVDGPELRVLTANLLAGAADPRAVVALVREARVDVLVMQEFTPQAQADLDRLGLADLLPHRQLNAMDGTPGSGLYARHPIGDGGVRQLRGGWSFTQAYATVAVPGAPAVRVESVHPAAPYAVDQVPGWRADLAAQPAATPDGPLSVLAGDFNATLDHSPLRALLRTGYADAAASVGAGLTGTWGPYDGDPIPPVVIDHVLVDRRIAVRAVTVHPLPGSDHRMVLADLHLPAPAAA